The nucleotide sequence TACAGTGAGTCAGTTTGCACTGTGTGTTACAAATACAGCGGACCTTCATTTTGTGAAGCCTTCTCATCTCTAGGAGAAAACAATTAACATAATAAACTGTATTTTAGCCAGGCTAGTTTGTTGTTTCCAGATGGGAAAACCTGTGTATGCGGATTCCTCCAACAGATATTATCTGAGTATTTCTCAAGTAGTAATTCACAGACCACTGGTGGTCCATGAAGTACTTCCAGGTGGCTTAGAGAAGAATTCTTGTAGCAAAGCACTGCTATTACGAATACTTCTCAAACAATTGTGTCCTAACGGAGTCAAATAtcttggggtgggtttttttgttgttgttgttattatgaaGTGCCTTACAGCTGCAAATACATATTAAAACATGCATGAGGTAACTGAACTAGAAAgaagtaaaatattatttcagtatGGAAAGTCTAAGTAAGGACAAATCTGTTCTCCTTGTCACACTAATTTTAATCTCTTATCCTGTTCCTTGTTAATCCCTAGGAGAGGCTGagcaagctggggctgtttagcctcaaGAAGGCTCAAGGGGATTTTATCTATGTGtattttttcactgtgagggtgaccgagcactggCACAGTTGCCCAGacaagttgtggagtctccatctttggagatactCAGCCCAACTGTacatggctctgagcaacctggtctaggtgACCTCGCATGGAGCAGCAGGGGTTGGACTTGCCAACCTACAGAGGTCCCTCTCAACCTCAGGTATTCTGTGATGTGTACTTTCGGTATATATGGAAATAGTGCTGTGCAAATAGCTGACTTCACTAATGCTAGGGATGAGTTCACCAATTTGAGACTAGTCTTGTTCACAAGGTAAGAATACCCATACTAAGCAAGATGTTATTTAATAATTCCTCTGTCACAATGACTTAGACTCTTCTGGCAGTAGAAGAATGCTAATTGAGCTCTCCTACAGTACTTTTAACAGTAGGTACAAAAGAGCTTTGATTATGTTTATCTTTACTTGTGGGTTAATTGAGGCACAAGTGACATGAAAAAGGAATTGACTGGTTTCTGGAGAGCCTACAGAGAATAATAAGAAAAGTAAATAACGCCAAATCTGAAATAGATATATTGATCAAAGTAACTCCGTTTACTTCTGGATTCTCTTCCTGTAATTTAATAGCCACATGCTGCTTTGTCTAGAATGAACAAATCTTTTTGTGATGTAATGTTAAGCTGAACTGCTTTTGTATTATGTACGTTTGGTACAaggttataaaaatatttactattaGGCAATGTGTATATGAACATATATCTTCATGGTAACTTTAACATTGCTTTTAGATTTTGTTACCACAGGTTAATATATGGAATTACAAATGACaggctatgatttttttttttaagacttaccAAAAGCTATGCTTCTGAAAAGCACCTGAGTTAAGATCTTTGCTTAAAATTGGCTTCTTGGTGCAATTGTTCAGTTTTTGTCCCATCATTCGCCTAATTAAAGCATCATCTGTGTTTGGAAACAGCTGTTTCGTGATTCCTGCAAAATAAAGAGATGACATATATGAGGCCTCCAGATcagagaaacaacagatgtatGATCTAAAACACATTTCTTGTGTCTTTGAAATTTCCAGCTACTTCAGCTTAAGCTCTAGTTACTTTGCTGCCTTCAAACACTACTTCATAGATACTGTGTGCACCAGCTCttgcttttttctctttgccTTCCATATTGCTGTGCCTGCTCTTGGCAAGCTCCACGGGAATTCCAGGGCCACAAGGGCTTCCCGTAGTGAGTGGTTTGTGTTTCCTCATCTCCTCTCGCTTTGTTCTGTTCTTGATCAGAGAGTCCTATTCCCATCCTTGCCAGTCCTCACACTTCTGAATTTTACAGGTTTTgttcattaattttcatttgcaGCTGATGTCTCCTTCCCTAAAAATTTCCCTTCTGTTTTGGCGGGCTAACTTTTTCTGaatgcaaaaaaaccaaacaggacTTAATATCAGGAATGTAACTCCTGGTCTCCTTTTCTCCATCATCTTCCCTTCTCTTGATTTCCCCCCACTTTCGTGTTATTTTGAAGTCTCACAGttcccatttttttaaaataatatgatCTGCTAACTCATTTGCTACAGTCCTAGAATTTCTAGCCTTccatcttatttttcttcttctcttgtatAATGTTGACACTTTTCTATTTGAATTCGGGAGCATTCTCATTCTCCTTAAACATTTTTGACTTCTCTACAGAgtcccctttgtcactgaattCTCTGCAGTATGCTGCATTCAGTGTCCTGACGATCCTCTCTGCTTCAGTTTTCAGATTTGCCTAGACGCTTCCGCAGAATCCGCTTTTAGAAAAGTCACTAGCAGctcttggaatcatagaatcatttaggttggaaaagaccattaagatcattgagtccaatcgtTCTTCTCATCCCATGAAATCTTTTTAATTCCTCTCATACAACTAAAATTGTATCATCTTACTGCCTCTAAATCTATTTTCACCACCTTACACagtcttttgttttctctctcttgacTTTGGGCCTTTTTCCTCTAGTTAGGTTCTTAGGAAAAGAGGTTTCTGCAACTGATAACTTTTGAAACTGTTGGCCAACTTCAACAAAACCAGATCAAGGTACAGAAACTGGAGCTAAGCTGGGAAAGGAACCAAGAGAATTGGGTAAGTCCAGGTGAATGGCAATGGGCAAGGGATTCTAGTACAGGAATGTAGGCTATGTTGTTCACATATTAAGATATAGGTGTGTATCCAACAAAAATCAGGCTTCATGTGCTcacaaaatactattttctttaaagctgctacttccaactgaaattattctcttTCCTATGCACCAAACATTTTTTGCCTTTAACCTAAGCATAAAACAAATCTTGTTTGCTTCTCTGATCACTATTCTTGCCTTCTCTACTTATTGTCTTGTTTTGCCTCCAGTGCTATTTAAAATGTCAGAATTCATAACACTGGCTAACTCCAGAATATAGCAGACATTATTTCACATTTGATCCAAGTGTGTCCTCTATTTACCTTCCCCTATCTGTTAATTCTCAGGCTTCAATTTTGACTGTTGTAGATTAACCTttcaaaagctaaaaaaaaaatatatcactgTGCTGAGTATCCACTCAAGTAAAAACCACAAATTTCACACAATAGAAAAACTACTACTGAGCATTTCACTGACAGTATTTGTAACAGATGGGTAAAGTATGTACCAGAATAAGGAAATATAAAACATGTTGCACATCACCTGAGCAAACCAGCTGTTAAGCATTAGAGCCCCCCCCCCAGAGAAAGCCCCCTGGCAAGTCAGTGCCACATTCAGTAATGTTAACAAGTCATCACCTATGATTTCCTGAACTTCATTCTGATTCattgctggttttgctgcttTATCCTTTGAAGAGGACGACTTCGCACCTGTGAGGCTGTGCGTAGCCATGTATTCATGTGTATAAAGTGCTTGCATCAAGTCATTTATAAACTTTTGAGGTTTGCTCTTGTTACAAAGTGCAATCTGCCACTTTTCAATCttgaactggaaaataaaattggTAATAGACATAACTATTGCAGTTCTCTAGAAATATTATACAGCATTatctttgaaatatattttttacaattttcatttttaaaaaaacccctacaatTTCCAAAGGAATTTCTGCAAACTGAGTGCTTGAGATCAACGCTAAATTTGCGTACCACTCAACATTTGCAACTGTACCTGCAGgttgatgtttgttttttttttcagaagtgtgtGTGGGGCAAACTAAGGACCCCATTCATCTTAGCAAACACTTCATCAAGCAATCTTTATTACTCActcgtggagacaggacatgttCAGACATATCTAAAACCTTCTGCTTGCACCTCATGTGGGCTGGCTGTGGTCCAGTGCTGGCCTGGAATCTGTACGGCCTAGGGAGCATGGCGCTGCACCCAAGCTAATATTCCTGCCTCCGAGCAGACGTGCCCGAAGAACTGTGACATCTGGTCCTGGGCCTCGAGAGTGACTTCAACACACAGCAGTTGTACAGCTTAAGCACCAGCTCTCCTAATGGGCAATTTTCAGCTACCTCTATTTAAATAAGGCTCCGTTGCTTAGAAAATTGattgtgtttatttctttggAGATGTTAGGTCAGATTTTGTATGTTGCAATATTTAGTCAAAACATCATACCTGGATAATTCTTCATAGATTTCATTGGTTTTGGGGACCCCATGACAATGCAGGAGAATGATTTCCAACAACAGGCATGACTTGGTGCATAAGAATCTTTATATAAATTGCAAACGCAGAAGCTGGCATTATTCTTTTGGTTGGGTCTTTATATTTTCCATGTACAGCCTTTGTGCCTGAGATTTCTTAATTATGCTCTGTTATAATTACAGAGAATAGGGGAGCATCATTCATTATCTCTCTATAAATTTATTTCTACTTAATTGCTGGCCAGTGTCTGGAACAAGAGCAGAATCATACCATCCCCAATGTACTTACTAATAGTTTAAACAGACTGCTGGTATTTTTCTTAGATTATCTCTGAAACACTACCATTCTCCTCTGGCATCCAAAGTATTAGGCTGGAGGTTATCCCTGGTCTCAGTATTTTCTTCATGCATCAGCATTCTGCCCTTAGTCACTGATGTGCAAAGCCACTGAAACCAAAGTGAGTTTGGGAGTGTACCAGCACACTGAATTAAGTCTTGGTTTCTCATGGAAAGAGCCTTCTGCATAAAAGGAGCTCGTTAGTCACATCATCGACTGAATGATgataaaatgattttttctgatgcttatttgtttgtatttgttaTACTACAACAGTAAAGTTTGTACTGTataaagttttaatttttatgCCTTTTAACTGACCTGTTTTTCAGCCTGTTGCTCCTCGTCGTCCACATTCAAAGTCACTGGTGAGCTGGCGTTACTATGCACAGCTGCATACGAATCTGCTAATGGGTTGGCAGCTGCTTTCCAAACAGCATGGGAAGGCAGACTGGACGTAGATGATGTCACTCCTCCTTTGAGCAGCGCTTCAGCCATCCCTACCAGCTCCTCAAAATGGGTGACTGCCTGGGGCAACACTGAAATCAAATGGAACATGCTGGCTAAAATAGTAATCGAAGCTTCAGACTCTAATTACATAAGCATGTAAATTTTTGTAATTATGTTTCTGTCATAATGTGAAAGAGTCAAAGTAGTCAGCAAAGATGCTTCAATGTgcttttttcctattctctcaaaTGTTTTCGTGCTATTCTGCTGGCCTCACCCATGGAGATCTGGCCTCTCTTTCTAGAACAGGATAGATCAGTTCTCTGCAAGGCTAAGAGGAACCATTATTTTATGCCCATCACGGCACTAAGTAggctatttatcttttttttttctttttgctatctCAAAATCTCTACAAGTCTGTAAAGTTACTCAATATGGGCTAAGTaatgttatgattttttttcccttcaaataaaTGACATAGACTGCACagacatttttcctctttttcagtcTAAGAGAATTTAAATAACCTTTTCTccaatatttattttcaaacatAAACTTTTATAGAATCCATTAAGAAGAATCAATCCAGAGCAAAAAGGATGCAAGGGATAAAGAATCAGCAATATACAGAATcactaaaatacagaaaatactaaTACAAGTCCTTCAGACGCAAGGCAAATGGACCAAAATGTGTAAGAAAAGTTGAGAGACACtaacaaaatgtttcaaaataataTTCAAAAAGGTGAGGATGAATGATTCAAAGCAAGTGGAATAATATATGGAATAGAATCAGGTGAACAGTGGACCTGATAAGCACTTGCAAAATCATATGACacttaaaaaaagagagatattgGGGTGTCTAGGGATGGTATGATGCAGCTGGCAAGAGAATTAGCAAATCCTCTTTAAACCTGATTCATTCACCAATGTTTTGAAATTTTTGATTCAGTCTTGGCTGCCCCATAGTGAGGGACAGGGCAAGTAAGAGGAGCTTCAGACCAGATGATCACTAAGTGATGAAGGATTCatttataaaatagaaaaatgctTCACCTCTGGGAAAGGACTAAATTTGTGGCACCTGAGACTAACTCAGATTATCAATAATGAGGAAATACCAAACTAATTAGAAATGAAACCATTCCGGAATAAAGAAAATTCTGGTAGATGAAGAAAGATAGCTAATAAATGAGGTTAGTTGGACTGGTCAGTGGAGTGTTTGAGCTTAGCCAATGGTTATTTACAGCGTACAGAAATGTTCTCTTGGGAACAACTGACAGCAATTAGACAGATTTTTCCATTTCTAACTCTGATTGCCTAGCCTCCATGTAAGACAGTTTTTTCTAAGTGCTGCTGGAATTAAATGCTGCCATGCATCAAAGGCTTGATGCTCATGGTAGGCCTTGACCATGTCAAGTGCTTCAGCATCCATAATAACCATCCAAATAGTCTCTTACAAATCAGGCTTTTCATGACCTTCAGGCTTTCCTCGTCATCAAAATACCTCCCCTGAGTTTACCTTGAAGCATCACCAGGGACTGCCTTAGACGGCAGTTTTCTCTCATGGTGTCTGCCAGCTTCCTCTTGAGACTTTTTATTTTGGCACACAGTTCTACCTTGGATAATTGAAATAAAGGCTCTTCATCATCACTGCTACTTGCACTGTACAGAAAGTTGCTTCCTGAATATTGTTCtcgctgaaaaaaagcaaaacaaaaccatgcTATCTAGAGcaacaacaacataaaattaAAGCATTAAAACTAACATTCAAATATCTGGCTAAATCAGAATATTCTCTTTGTACACAGATTGTATAGACTCAGTGCATTTTAATAAGAGCTGTTACTGAACATAGTTGTCACCATTtctattaacattaaaaatatcaGTGTAATACAAAATTGTTATgtatttctccctctcttctccatTCACCAATTTTCTAAGGTAGTGTCTTTCAGAACCATTAACTTCACTGAAACAAATCTCTTATGCCCCCCTAAAGAAATACcttttggttggcttttgcttAGTACATAAAAATCGCTCAAGATGAGATGTCTACCTGTTTGTTAATTAAAGATGTTTCAAGTTGACTCAGGATGTTGGCAGGAGCAGATGCCTGcaatgatttctttctttttatatgCTTCATAATCTTCTCCTGTAAACAAGAGCATAATAGTGCATTTGCATCCTATAGAGCCTTTCATTACAGTATTTCATAAGTTTATGATCTCATACAGTATCTCATAGTATATTATAAACTTTTATTCACTGTGCACTCAATATTcatattatttttgaaaaatatgtttGTAATTTTATTATTAAGTTTATAGTTTCTTTCCCTGCATTTTGTCACTGCAGATCTTAGCACAATGCAAAGCTCAGAAAACCTGATCCCTTCCCTTTCTTATGCTGTGGTCAGATTTCTGTCTTATGGGAGAAAATGTAAAGGAGCTATAGAGCATCCAAAGTCTTAGATAACACTTCTCTAAATAGCATAGGACAAAATCTATTGGCCTGTCTAGTTACTGTGAAAGGTTATTGTGCTAAGGTACCACATTGAGACTGCTTGCATTCCTACCCTTACTATACCTAATTTGTGTATTATGTTGTTAAGAATCAATAGTTACAGTCTCTTTCCTTCCATTATGGGCCTACCACTATCAGACACATAAGGACAGAAACTCACCTGCTCTTTATCCAGGTCACTGTCCTCACTTTCTGAGAATATCATTTCTATCCTCTTCCtcttgccttttccaaggacttgTATTTTTGTAATTTCATCTGCTTGTAATATCTTTTGCATCATTTCCACCAGCTCCTGGGGGTCATCTGAagtgatgaaaagaaaaaaagaccaaagCACAGAAAATCAGGTAGCAATACCTTACAACTAGATTAAAATTTCATATCAGACAAATGCTTTGGAACTGTGCTCACCACTCATATACACAACTTTCACCAGgtgcttttctgtctttctttcgcCCACAGGCCAGTTTACTAGCACGTGCTCATTTGGTTTCAGCAGTCTTTCTAGTTCTTTGTCATCACTGGGAAGGTCCTGTATCCATGAAGTCTCTCCAATTTGCAGTGAATTATCATTTACAAAATCAAACAGCGTGAATTTTTTCATTGTTAAGTGGTTTTCTTGTCACACAGACACTGCCTGTAGGACACCATAGGAAAAATAGCTTTTACCATGTCATGCCACAGGAATGTTACAAGAACACtttaaaaagcccaaaacaaCCCTCCTATTCCTGGATCTTGGTAATTtccttgcatgaaaatattccagATAAGGAAAACTAGGCAACCAGCGTGTTATATCTGCCCTGAAAGCTGGGAGACAGTCTTCTCAATACACGCACATCAGACAGTTGCCTCCAGAACTATGCAGAGAAAACAGCTCTCACTCACAGGGCCCTTGCTTCCCTATTTCTGCCATGCCTAATACATCTCCGGGCTGGGATCTCTGTTACCGCTACATTTGCCCCAATAAAAGTTTTCAGTCTAGCCTCTAGCTAAAAGATACTGGTGTGATGAAAACATTCCCTAGAACGAAGGAAAGTCTTAGTTATACATGCTATGAAGAGGGATGTATGACTTCCAGGGCTCTATTATTCATCTCACGGACAGCAAGATGTACAACTGCAGCCACAGAAAACCAACCCAGAACAACTGACTGGGTGAGGTGTGACACGTTCTGGCAGTGGAAAACTTGACGTACAAAAGAAATGACAGGCCAAGGACTGGAAGAGAGCTGCGCTGCTTCATGAAGAATAACAGCAACACAGAGAACTCAAACCCAAAAATACAGCTAAATCCTTTGCTTacataaaacaatattttttaaagcaaaggaCCGTTTCTGGGATTTTTAAAGCACTTAAGTTCTACAATGGGAGAAGGGAACAAGTAATATTtcatgctttatttttctaatgaagTTTATATATGCTTTACAAGAAAGTGTGAAATGTAACATACACTATAAAACTCTACTGGTAATGTAAATGGTTCATTTACGTGTTGCCATTATACTCAGAGAAGATATTttctactttaaaaattattgaaTCAGATAAACCAAATTAATAAAAAATCTGATTTTGTCAAACCTTGATCTTCTTTCCAACAAATGTATGGTTTAGCCTGCCCGTCCATAGAGGTGAAGGACTTTTACAGCGCTGAAACCTCATGAATTCCCAGATGTGACAGCATGATTTGTGATTTACTTGGCCTCAATCAGTCGGAGGCAAATTACTGACTCACGCAGAGGCTGTCAAATATGTAACTCAGAGCTGAGAAAGGAGAATTATGTGGGGCTATTATGTCAAAGTGAGAAAATCTGGCTGCAGTGCTCTAAGAAGCAACGTCAATTTGTCTGCAGAAGCCCAGCTCGCCACTATTCACCGTGCCTGTGTTACGCCTCAGCAGAGCTGGCTCTTCACACAGGGGTGAACTTGTTAATTTGCGGAAGACAGCTGCACCCATGTCAACATGTTTACTGATACAATGAGGCAAGCAGCGTTAAAAATTGCCATTAAAAAGAGTATTAAATCATGCTTTTATGCAGAATGTGTTCAGTGTGATAGCAGTAGGAATTTTTAAGTACTGCACTGCTGAAGACAGGAGACTGTGTTTGCAAGAATTcacattaattttctttaaagagaGTTAGAAAGACTGGGAAACATCCATTCCATGTAAATTCTGGAGAGGAAGCAGCCTGAATGTCTATGCCTAGTATGAATCACCAGAGGCCTCATTCTGCCACTGATCTATGCTGAGTGGATCCTCATACCACAGACAGGGATCATTCAGGTGAATAAACATATAGACAAAGCAGAACCCCAAGGAGAGTTTCGGTACTGACCTCACTAGGGATAGCTGAGGTCCAAACTGAAATGGTGTGTTTGTTCTAACAACAATTTAAAGCAGCCCATGCATGCAACCACATTGACCAtcagtatttttctgtctttttcaaaCTGCTTTTGAGTATAAACCCCAGTCAGCTCAACATCTTCGTGCCAGATGCAAAATGTTAACTCTGATCCAGCCAGCACAGCAATCCCCATCACCCGGTTCTTCAGTTCTCAAATGAAGTACTTGGAGCTTTCCCCTCTTTGGCCCTTGGCAGCTGTGAGCTGCTTCATTACCCTCCTAAAAGCCCACATAAGGTCAACAGAATTGCAGCAAAGTTTGAGCTGCCAGTGTCCTAAGACTGAAAGCTGATTGACTgatttctatatatatattttttacgtTTCCCTGCAGTCCTTTAACAGTGTGTATGTTGTCTCCCATTTTGTATTAAGACAAATATTCTCTGAGCCACGGGACATGCTTGTGGTCTGTGCTCGTACAGGGTTAGCGAGCCAGCCCAGGATTTCCAGGGCCGCGCTGAACACACAGGCTGTTCGCAGTATGGAGGGTAAGCAGTGATTCCTATAGCACAGGGGCTGGTCACACACACACTGTGCCAATGCTGCACACTGGTAGCAAGTCCAACAGATTTTGGGAGGTATTGGATTTGCATATATGTTATACAGTCTAATGAAGTCAATGGACAAGTGAACTTTTGGATGTCTGGAACCCATGACAGCAGCCTGGTGCCACTGGTGGACACTGTGAAGCACATGGACAGCAAAATCCCTCCAACAGTCTGCGCCAGACAAGCACCTGCATGCACGAAAATCCAGACCACCACTCAAAGCCAGGGACAAATTCTACCATGGTCATGGCAGGACTCGGAGATCAGCAATTTGTCAATGTGTACATTATCTATAAAGCTCTTTTCAGCTGTCGAGATTCTTGCCTGCGGTGGGAGGGTATACTAGTACTACAGTTAAACTGACTTCATGAGAGTCTTAACAGCTGCCAAGTTAAAATATAAGCTACATAAAATGCTGAGAGAAATAAGGAATGGATTTCACAAATAGTCATGGCAGGCGGGATGGGTTAGATCACTCCTTTAGCTCCCAGCAGGAGTCTAGAACCCTCCCGGCAGCTTTCTGAGGCTTGTGCTTGGTCCTGTCTGTTCTGCTGCTTTTGGAGGGACCAAGGCAGGaaagcagctgtggggcagcaaCAGGGACTGGCCAGGTCCCATCtctcctgctgcagctctgctgggcaTCACGTCAGCTGCTCGCATTATACATAAAATAATGGAACGATTACATTGCCAAATAAAATGGACAGAGTGCAATAGTTGATTGTTCGTATTTTTCTGTTACGGAGCTATGGCTTCAGCTCCCCCAACAGCCATTTATTCAAACTAAGCCTTTCCACAGAATTTATTGTGACAACCCATGGGCCTTGGGGATAATACCAAACTGCTGGCATCATCTAGCAAGTGAATAAAGGGAATGGAAAGGTAGAACAAAATGTCTTTAATGAATAAAAGGAACATTGAAATAAATACTGCACTTACTGGAAGAGAAGTCCTGCAGTGTT is from Patagioenas fasciata isolate bPatFas1 chromosome 3, bPatFas1.hap1, whole genome shotgun sequence and encodes:
- the BEND6 gene encoding BEN domain-containing protein 6 isoform X1, translated to MKKFTLFDFVNDNSLQIGETSWIQDLPSDDKELERLLKPNEHVLVNWPVGERKTEKHLVKVVYMSDDPQELVEMMQKILQADEITKIQVLGKGKRKRIEMIFSESEDSDLDKEQEKIMKHIKRKKSLQASAPANILSQLETSLINKQREQYSGSNFLYSASSSDDEEPLFQLSKVELCAKIKSLKRKLADTMRENCRLRQSLVMLQVLPQAVTHFEELVGMAEALLKGGVTSSTSSLPSHAVWKAAANPLADSYAAVHSNASSPVTLNVDDEEQQAEKQFKIEKWQIALCNKSKPQKFINDLMQALYTHEYMATHSLTGAKSSSSKDKAAKPAMNQNEVQEIIGITKQLFPNTDDALIRRMMGQKLNNCTKKPILSKDLNSGAFQKHSFCSSTAAPQGIISSAVHPSTQDQQDDDSPAAIAQIQQSDSRQTPPAPSTPGQQERFKPTSKVESHLGSSSPAPSPNQDLRNLDKE
- the BEND6 gene encoding BEN domain-containing protein 6 isoform X2, which gives rise to MKKFTLFDFVNDNSLQIGETSWIQDLPSDDKELERLLKPNEHVLVNWPVGERKTEKHLVKVVYMSDDPQELVEMMQKILQADEITKIQVLGKGKRKRIEMIFSESEDSDLDKEQEKIMKHIKRKKSLQASAPANILSQLETSLINKQREQYSGSNFLYSASSSDDEEPLFQLSKVELCAKIKSLKRKLADTMRENCRLRQSLVMLQVLPQAVTHFEELVGMAEALLKGGVTSSTSSLPSHAVWKAAANPLADSYAAVHSNASSPVTLNVDDEEQQAEKQFKIEKWQIALCNKSKPQKFINDLMQALYTHEYMATHSLTGAKSSSSKDKAAKPAMNQNEVQEIIGITKQLFPNTDDALIRRMMGQKLNNCTKKPILSKDLNSGAFQKHSF